One window of Ciconia boyciana chromosome 10, ASM3463844v1, whole genome shotgun sequence genomic DNA carries:
- the NXPH2 gene encoding neurexophilin-2 yields MVHLQPLPLVVVQGVLQLVFCDANQVVQATDVLDWEDKDAAETLVDNVVHSRIMNPLRLFVKPSPVLKHGQVSYSDSIENFWDWLSNITEVQESLARTKRRPIVKTGKFKKMFGWGDFHSNIKTVKLNLLITGKIVDHGNGTFSVYFRHNSTGLGNVSVSLVPPSKVVEFESSPQSTLETKESKSFNCRIEYEKTDRAKKTALCNFDPSKICYQEQTQSHVSWLCSKPFKVICIYIAFYSVDYKLVQKVCPDYNYHSETPYLSSG; encoded by the coding sequence gtaTTTTGTGACGCTAATCAAGTCGTACAAGCCACAGACGTGCTGGACTGGGAAGACAAGGATGCTGCAGAGACATTGGTCGACAACGTGGTCCATTCCAGGATCATGAATCCTTTACGCCTGTTTGTTAAGCCATCTCCAGTACTGAAACACGGCCAGGTGTCCTACTCAGACAGCATAGAAAACTTTTGGGATTGGTTGTCCAACATCACTGAGGTTCAGGAATCTCTCGCACGAACTAAACGCAGACCTATAGTAAAAACTGGGaaattcaagaaaatgtttggaTGGGGCGACTTCCACTCTAACATCAAAACTGTTAAGCTGAACCTCCTGATCACAGGGAAAATCGTCGATCACGGCAATGGGACCTTCAGTGTTTATTTCCGACATAACTCTACAGGTCTGGGAAATGTTTCTGTAAGCCTGGTGCCACCTTCCAAGGTGGTTGAGTTTGAATCATCTCCACAGTCAACACTGGAGACCAAGGAATCCAAGTCCTTCAATTGCAGAATTGAGTACGAAAAAACTGACCGCGCTAAAAAAACTGCCTTGTGCAATTTCGACCCTTCAAAGATCTGCTATCAAGAGCAGACTCAAAGCCATGTCTCCTGGTTGTGTTCCAAACCATTTAAAGTTATCTGCATTTACATTGCTTTTTACAGCGTAGATTACAAACTGGTGCAAAAGGTCTGTCCTGATTATAACTACCATAGTGAGACTCCGTACTTGTCCTCTGGCTGA